Proteins from a genomic interval of Candidatus Annandia pinicola:
- the speE gene encoding polyamine aminopropyltransferase: MKQKKIWHEKFNKYCGQYLTIDKELYKESTKYQDLFFFKNKIFGNILSLNDVIKTTEYDEFIYNEMIVHVPMISHGSAKNILIIGGGDGGILRELLKYDTIKKITMVENDIKIIKYCKIYLPNSSLNSFKNSKLKLKINDGFEFIKKNKDKFDIIISDISSKIELNSKFFSLKFYINCKKCLNNNGIFIIQNGIIPIQKSMVIKNISIIKKIFNNVNLYQTFIPSYYGGATTFLYATNNLIKIDNEYDKIYKKFIKYKIICKYYNTLTHINSFILPEYILNNI; the protein is encoded by the coding sequence ATGAAACAAAAAAAAATATGGCATGAAAAATTTAATAAATATTGTGGACAATATTTAACTATTGATAAAGAATTATATAAAGAATCTACAAAATACCAAGATTTATTTTTTTTCAAAAATAAAATTTTTGGAAATATTTTATCATTAAATGATGTTATTAAAACTACTGAATATGATGAATTTATATATAATGAAATGATTGTACATGTACCTATGATATCACACGGTTCTGCAAAAAATATATTAATTATAGGTGGAGGAGACGGAGGAATTTTAAGAGAATTATTAAAATATGATACAATAAAAAAAATAACAATGGTTGAAAATGATATTAAAATAATTAAATATTGTAAAATATATCTACCTAATAGTAGTTTAAATTCATTTAAAAATTCAAAATTAAAATTAAAAATAAATGATGGGTTTGAATTTATTAAAAAAAACAAAGATAAATTTGATATAATTATTTCAGATATTTCTAGTAAAATAGAATTAAACTCAAAATTTTTTTCTTTGAAATTTTATATAAATTGTAAAAAATGTTTAAATAATAATGGTATATTTATAATTCAAAATGGAATTATTCCTATACAAAAATCTATGGTAATTAAAAATATTTCTATTATAAAAAAAATTTTTAATAATGTAAATTTATATCAAACATTTATTCCTAGTTACTATGGCGGAGCTACAACTTTTTTATATGCTACTAATAATTTAATAAAAATTGATAATGAATATGATAAAATTTATAAAAAATTTATAAAATATAAAATAATATGTAAATATTATAATACTTTAACACATATTAATAGTTTTATATTACCAGAATATATTTTAAATAATATATAA
- a CDS encoding ABC transporter ATP-binding protein, with translation MKALNLKKINKIYGNKKVINNINLIIKKGDFYALLGPNGAGKSTLINIISGLTKKNSGEVYIFGKNIDKYKFISKFLIGLVPQEFNCNLFENIKQILLYYAGYYGIEYDIANKRANKYLIKLNLWNKRHLNFKKLSGGMKRRLMIARSLMSKPKLLILDEPTSGVDIELRRSMWLFLKELNKKGTTIILTTHYLEEAELLCNHAGIIYNGTLIENTSMQVLLKKLDSEVFIFHINKKKKCIILNNFHYKYIDEYNLEIEVKCGQYLNDVFLQLHKQNIKILSIRNKVSRLEKLFIDKLKIKEKL, from the coding sequence ATGAAAGCTTTAAATTTAAAAAAAATAAATAAAATATATGGTAATAAAAAAGTTATTAATAATATAAATTTAATAATTAAAAAGGGTGATTTTTATGCATTACTTGGTCCTAATGGAGCAGGAAAATCTACTCTTATAAATATAATTTCTGGTTTAACAAAAAAAAATTCAGGTGAAGTATATATTTTTGGAAAAAATATAGATAAATATAAATTTATATCAAAATTTTTAATAGGATTAGTTCCACAAGAATTTAATTGTAATTTATTTGAAAATATAAAACAAATTTTATTATATTATGCTGGATATTATGGAATAGAATATGATATAGCTAATAAAAGAGCTAATAAATATTTAATTAAATTAAATTTATGGAATAAACGTCATTTAAATTTTAAAAAACTATCTGGTGGTATGAAAAGAAGATTGATGATAGCAAGATCATTAATGAGTAAACCAAAATTATTAATTTTAGATGAGCCTACATCTGGAGTTGATATAGAATTAAGAAGATCAATGTGGTTATTTTTGAAAGAATTAAATAAAAAGGGTACAACTATAATATTAACAACTCATTATTTGGAAGAAGCTGAACTTTTATGTAATCATGCAGGAATAATTTATAATGGAACTTTAATAGAAAATACTTCTATGCAAGTTTTATTAAAAAAATTAGATTCAGAGGTATTTATTTTTCACATTAATAAAAAAAAAAAATGTATAATATTAAATAATTTTCATTATAAATATATTGATGAATATAATTTAGAAATTGAAGTTAAATGTGGTCAATATTTAAATGATGTTTTTTTACAACTACATAAACAAAATATAAAAATTTTAAGTATAAGAAATAAAGTTAGTAGATTAGAAAAACTATTTATTGATAAATTAAAAATTAAGGAAAAATTATAA